The segment CTGTAGTTAACAATGCTATCAACGGGTTCAATTTAAATGGCTTTTTGGATTTCCCAAATAATGATTATCGACTGACAAAAAACGCTGTTGTTATCAATGCCGGGAATAACGCCATATGGGACTATGCCTCCACTATGAATTTTGGATATGGTACTATTACTCAGGATATTGCGGGAATGCCTCGTATCACAGGAAGTGCAATAGATTTAGGTGCTTATGAATATCAGGGTGCTTCTTCCGGATCAACCGGTGATACCCAATCTTCAGGAAACATTATTATCAAAGGTCTGATAACCGATTTTAATTTCCATCCTGTCCCTTACGCTCTAGTCGGGCTGATTAACAGCAAGGTAGCCACAATGAGCAATCCTGCTCAATTATTAACAAGCTATAACACGATTTCAACAATTAACGGAACCTTTACGCTTTCGCTTCCGCAGGAAATTACACTTTCTTCAGTAGCCCTTATTTTTGCCAAAAACAGTGTGGCCGGTCCTTACATCGATCAGCTGTTCGGGTCACATATAAATACAACTCAGGATTATATTTATACGATAGCTGTTGTTAATGTTCAGCCTACAATTAATGTAATAGGTACTGTAAATATGTTACTTAAAGAATACCAGCAGACGGTACAGGTGGTTTCGGCAGGCATCCCGGTGACAGGAGATTTTATTCTGAATGTTTCTCCTCAGCAGGTAAGTATAACAACCCCTGATCTTGTGACTCAGTTAATGTACGGAGATGTTATCAACGCAACCGGACCGGTAATAACTTTTAGTGTCGCCGCGGCAACTCCTTATTATGAAATAAATTTGTATGAACATGTTTTTAATGGTCCCGGATACAATTCCGTAAACGCGGTTACCGGGACACATAATGTAACCCTTCTGCTCGATTCGCTTACAGCTAATAATACTACTGTAACACTGGACCTGACCATCACAAACAATGGAGGACCTTCTCCCAATAATTATGTTGCCCAAAACTTACAATCGCATATTTACTATAATACTTTACAAGAGGCTTTGAATGCTGCTTCTCCTAATGCCATTATTCAAATTGTTACTTCCAGCATTCTGGAACATGACGTGATTTGGCCGGACAAGGATGATATTTCGATTGTAGGCGCACCTTCATATAATGTTACCTGGATGGTGGGAACAGCCGGACAGCGGCATCTGATGCAAAACAATGCCCGCCACTGGATGCTTAAAGGTATTCAGTTTACTTATGGCCGCGGCGATTTCGGCGGAGTTATACAGATATCTACCGACAGCGTTTCCGAAAGGCTCACGATCGACAGTTGTACTTTTCAATTCCCCTCTGCCAATTATGGCGGTGTTGCATACACCTCGGGCCCCAAGAGCCAAATTGTGGTATTAAATTCAACTTTTAATTATTGTTTGGCCGGTATGGGCGGAGCGTTTTATCAGGGAAATATAACTGTAAAAAACTCAGTATTTAATCATAGCGGTTATTTTATGGGCGCGCCTAATCCTTCAACTGCGTATGGCGGTTTGATGGCGGCAGATACAGCCCAGGGGTTTATTAAAATGTATGATTCGCAAATTATTAATAACGGCAGCGCCGGTGGCAGCGGCGGAATCGGCGGTCATGGCGGTGTTTTTTATTTGACAACTGTAGAATTAACCAATTGTGTCGTAACTGGTAGCAGAGCATGGTTCGGTGGAGTTTTCGACAATTGCGATGATGTAACTCTCAATGGCACAAGCATAATCGGAAGCGAGGTTAGCCAGGGTGGAGGCGTTTCCTGGTTAAGCCCGATGGTTGCTATCAATTCGATTTTCTCCAATAATCAGGATACCGGGGGTCAACCGAGCGGAATTTTTACCAATGCCGCGGACACCCTGATAAACTGTCTGGTGGTTACCAATAGTTCCTCCAAAGCTATCTGGGTAAACAATAAACATCTTCTTTTAAATACAACTGTTGCCCAGAACTTCGGACCTATTTACGAGGCAAGCGGAGTTGCCAGTTTTTACGCCAAAAACAGTATTCTGGCCGGCGACTTTGACGCGGCAACGGCAAGCACAAACTATTCTACAGTAACTTTTAACAATTCTATTTTTACCGATTCTTCCATACCCATACAGATTTGCGTAACCAATAATGTTTCCGGGTTTTTTCTTAGTGATTTCAAATCCGATTATTCGATAGTCAGTTCCAGTGTAGCCATTGGAGCAGGCTCAATCAGTCTTTGGAATTCAGCCTCGCTGAATGTAACCACTGATATCGCCGGTAATCCCAGAATAGTCAGTAATTCCATAGACATCGGCGCCTACGAATATACAGGCCCGGTTTATGTCGCTTCATTAAATCCGGCAATGATAACACTGAATATAAGTGACGGTTCGCTGCCTATAGCTGCTGCAATAGTGCAGGTTAAGACCTATAAGATAAGAAATGACGGCGGCAGCGATTTTGTAGCTACCATGAATTTGATCGCCGATATTAACGGGTTAGTAGCCTTTAATACAAATATTACCGGTAATTATTTTGTCGAGACCATCACAACATCCAAAAATTATGTAGGCAAGATGAAGGAATATGTAATTACTTCAGCCAGAAATATCAGCGAAACTGTTACCTTACTGGCTGCGCCTTTTACAATCAGCGGTAAAGCTTATAATGAATATGCTGTTGCGGTAAGTGGAGTTTTGGTTTACGCCATACCCGAGGCTTATGCGAATGATATTTTTAACTGGTATTCAACTCCTTCGGCTACAGATTCATCTTTTTATGATGTAAATGAGGCCGTGACTAACATTAACGGAATTTATAACTTGCAGGTTTGTTCGCTGAACTGGGGAATATATACGGATTCAAGTAATGGACCTCCGTTACCCATCCGGCCATCTATTAATATTCAGGGCGATTATAGTGGATTGAACTTTATGGTGAATACCAACCCCAGTATTAATGGAACAATTGTTAAAATTAAAGTTTCCAACGAAACAGATGCGGTTGTGCAAAATGTACGATTGGAATATTACATGTACAGCATTGCCACAAATAATAATAACCAATTAATAACCAGTAATGCCAAAAATACCGGAGCAGACGGAATAGTTTCCTTTAATGTCTTCGCTGCCGGTAATTACTTTATCAAAATGTTTTTGCTTTATGACGGTTATGTAAGCAAAACAAAATATATTGTAGTGGATAGTGATAGGATGATAAGCCACTCTGTTACAGTTACTCCCGCACCATACAGTATCAGCGGAAGAATTATCAATGATGTTGGTGCCGGCCAGCAGGGTATTGAAGTAATGTCCGCTCCGACTCATGCTGTTCAGGCTATTATTGATTGGTATGCTGATCCGAACAAAAAAGATACCGGCTATTTTAATTTTGCCGGAGCCAAGACCGGTTTCGACGGTTCCTATAGTCTGGCAGTGAATGCCAATGACTGGTGGGTACTCTGTTCCGTAACCGATAACGCTTCACCGATCACTATCAATACATTTGTTACTGTCCCGCCTTCGGTAAATTTGGGCGATTTGGTGCTGGACAGTAATCCCGGCGAAAATTCGCTGAGTTTAAAAATTGGAGTTCAAAACAATGCCGGACAACCAATAGCAGGAGCAAAAGCCAGTTTCCGGCTTATGCGTGCGACAAATTACGGCAGCACGTTTATTAATTACTATTATAAGAACGTCGACCAAAATGGTCTGGTCACCTTTAATTTGTCCTTAACCGGCAACTATCAGATTGAGTTTATTTGTACATCGGAAAATTATCAGGGCAAATTTAAAGATTTTGTGATTACCGGAGACAGAATGGTCAGCGAGTCTATAACTCTTACCGCCGCGCCTTATGCAGTTACCGGAAGAATAATTGACAATTTGGGTTCTGCGCTTGTCAGCGCGGATGTCTACGGATTGCCGTCAGCGAACTATGCTACTATTATGGGCTGGTTCAATATAACCGGTAACAAGAGCGATCTGCCCTATTACGATTGTCTGGCCGGCGCGTCAGATATGAACGGTTCCTATAAATTAATGGGCGATACAGGCTCCTGGACAATAATGGTAGCGGCAACGACCAATGATTACCCCAGAGTTATTTGCAATCTGGATGTGCCGCCTTCACAAAATCTGGGCACGTATGTGTATGATAATGATCCGTCATCAAACAGGGTAGTTATCAGGCTTAATGTTAAAAACGAAAATAATAATTCTTTAGCCGGTGAAGTTTTACACGTATCTTTTCAAAAAATGTATTCCAATGACTCTTTTGTCTGGTTCCAGGTTACATCAGATGTTTCCGGACGCGTAACTATAGACTTCTCAAGCACTATTAATTATGTAGTACAGATAGAGACTTCGCACAAAGATTATTTAAAAGAGTTAATGGCATATACAATCACCAGAGACAGGTTCGTTTCCACTGATATTTTTGTTAAGTCAGCACCATTTTCTATTAGCGGTAAAATTACAGATGAATATAATAATCCGACTGCCAATGTAGACATTACCGCTCTGGTCGACTCGCAATTTGATTATGTTGCTTCCTGGGCCAGGAAGCAGAATTCTCCGACCGGAAATGATGTGGATTTTACATTTGGTACGACTACAACTGATATAAGCGGCAATTATTCTCTGAAAGTTCCAACCGGCAGCTGGGCTGTTTTAGTTCAACCGAAAAGTAGTTCAGCCGGAATATTGGTAATATCCAGATCCGTAAATACGCCGCCAAATGTATCCGGTCTAAACTTTCAAATGGCCAATTTTGTTACGGTTAATATCACAGGTATTGTTATCAACAGATCAAATACACCTGTTAATCATGTATTAGTCGGTTTAATGAAGAACCAGACAGGTATAACCATAAACAGCATCGAGTCTGTAATATCAAATATCAGGTCATCAACCGGTGGTTCAGGAACCGGCACTTTTAGCCTGTCCTTTAAATGGGTTACAAATAATGAGTTCAACCTGATGGCCAACAAAGGCAAGAGGACCCAGCAAATAGTTGGGGATATTGAAGGCGGGACCATTACCGATACCGATGAATATATGAATACAATTTTAAGGATAAGCCCCGCTCAGATCAGTACAAATATAAATATTACTCTTACTATAGTGGAAGTGACCGCGACATTATCCGGTATCATTACCTCCGAAGATATTATTGTTACCCGCCCGCTGACTATAACCGCCAGGACCAATTTCGGCGTGACCAATAACTATATTCTGGACAGTATGTTATCCAACATGGTTATAGATACTGGAAATTATGAATTAGCCCTGGCCACAGGCAATTACAATATGGAAGTATATCAGACGTTTAGACTCGGGCCGGATAGTTATAAAGACAGTATTTATAACAGGGCAATAAATTTAACATCAACCGGTGTTACTACCTATAATATTTATATAACTACGCCGAATACAGCCCCGAACTTAACTATCAATTCCACGTTTTATGTGTCGGAAAATCAGTTATTAACAATCACCATGAGTGTGCTGGATATAGACGGAGATGTCATCCGGGTAACCCAGTACCCCTGGGCCTGGGACACGACACAAAACTATAAAGTTACAGGTAACGGGTCATTCACTTATACCTTCCAGACCAACTACGATCACTCCGGAACATATAATCTGACCTTTGTAGCGTCTGACGGCAGACCGAATGGACAGACCACACAAACGGTTACAGTAATCATCAATGAAATTAATAATTATCCTCAGTTCGCTTTTCTGACCAATAATTTTGTGATCTCGGAAAATCAGATGCTGACCTTTAATCTGAGCATTACCGATACCGGCGATTCCTTCGATTTATATATCAGCGGACTGCCTTCAGGCGCTACTTATAATCTGGGTAGCAGTTTATTCAGCTGGCTGCCGGATAAAACTCAATCCGGTATATACACGATTACCTTTACCGCTGTAGATACTTTCAGTGCGACAGTTAACAGAGTATTTTCTATCGCCGTAAATGATATCAACGGTTTGTCCATACTCAGCTATACCTTCAAGGTCCCGACCAACAGTAATTTGATGATGCTGGGGTTACCCATTGGAGATATTACCCGGAATATGAACCTGGTTTACTGGGATCACAATCTCTATGATTATGTGACAATAACCGGTAATATTGTTAAACCCGGACAGGCTGTATGGGCTAAAGTTACCGAAGATATTTTTATTGATTTATCTACCAAAAACTTTATTGTCGGTAATAAGTCGGTTTCCCTTAATAGGGGCTGGAACCAGCTGGCCAACCCTCAGGTAACAACCGTAAACTGGGATAATCTGGTAATTTCTTATAATAATGAGACCTATTCACCGATTGCGGCTGTCAGCTACAATTTAATTTACATGGGAGCTTACCTCTTCAATGGGACTGGGTACGAAGAAGCAGGTAACTTATGTCTTCCCTGGAAAGGTTATTGGGTTGCTGCAGTCAAACCGTTAGATATTATTTTCCCAAGCAAGAATGTTTCAATAAATGTTAATTATGTAGCCAGGTTATCTGCCGCTTCTCAGGAATTGGTCCTGGGTATAAAAGTTTTAAATACCGCGCAGGCCCAGGATTCTATAACCCTGGTCGGTAATGATCAGAACGGCAAATTTGTAGATAATCTTTCACTGCCGCCTTTTGAAACTAAAAAACTTAATATACAGGCCCAAAAAGACGGTCTGAATCTGATGACATGTCATCAGGATTTTAATAAAGATAAAATGGAATGGAATATAAGAGTTGAAAATCAAGACGCGGGCAATTTGGTCCTAAATCTTAAGGAACTGGTTAACAAGACTACTGAGAAATACCTGTATTATCTGGTTGATGTAAAGAATAACAGAACAATAATGTTTGTTGACGGACAGGCCACGGTTTACGCGAACGGTACAGTGAATGATTATAAAATTCAGGCAATAAATATTCTGTCTGTCGGCGCCATATCTAGCCTGATCAATTATCCGAACCCGTTTAATCCCAATGTGGGTGAGAGCGCTAAAATAGAATATGTGTCCAGTCTTAGCGGCACTGTTATCGCTAAGGTAAGAATATATTCAATACTGGGCAAAAAACTGAGGACTTTAGATAAAACAGGTACAGCATCTGACTCTTTGGTCTGGGACGGCAAGGATGAAAACGGCTACATGATGCCCAATGACCTGTATTTTTATATATTAACTTTGACGGATACCAGTGGAAATGAAATCAAGGCAAAAGGTAAAATGGTATTATGGAAAAAATAATTAAAAAAGCACTAGTTTTTCTATCTCTGGCTATTATATTTGCAGTCATAACCGGATGCACCGGTGAGCCCCTTACGAACACAGATATGATAACAATTCAGGGAACTTACAAATTGCCACAAGTAGCAAACGGTTCCTGGAACGGAATAGTGGTAAATATTACCGGGCCGGAAAGTTTCTCCCCAATAACTACTCTGGGAGACGGCAAGTTTACGGTAAATGTAAAGACCAACGGAGTATACACTATTGTTGCCACGAAATCCGGCTATATGAATGAAACCAGAGAAATTGCCGTAAATGTTAATACGTCCAAACTTTATGATCTGGGAAATATTACTTTAATTAATAGCAATCCGCCGCCTACGCCGAATATAAACTGAAGGGAAAAATGAAAAAGATATTAAAATTATTAGTGATCGTGAGCCTCATCGGAATAGTAAACTATGCCGGTTTTTTTCTGGATAACGGTATAGGACTAAAGGGTATGCAGCTTGGCGGGGCTTATACCGCTGACCCTATGAGCGGAGAAGCGCTTTACTGGAATGTAGCCAATCTGGTCAATGTGAAAGACAGTGAATTTTATGTTTCTTATGCTCAGAAATTTTCCGATCTTACCAACTATTCTTTTATTTATAACACCAAACTTTCAGCTGACAGCGCATTGGGTGTGGCTTATTACCGGGTTGGTGTGGACAATAACGATGTGCGCGATTCAAGCGGATCGAAAACGGGTAGTTTTCAGTATGTTAATGAAGCTTATTTTATTGGTTATTCCAAAGCTTTGTCCGATTCAAGCAGTTGCGGACTGACTGTGAAATCCGTTTCTCAAAAAGCGGTAGACCAGGCATCCTATATTTCTCTGGACCTGGCTTACAGAATGCAACTTCTGAAGAATCTGTCTTTAGGACTGGTTGCGCAGGATATATATAATAATGGCAACCCGGCTGATATAAAACCTATATACAGAGCAGGTCTTTCTACACAACTTTTTGATTGTGTCTTTAGCGCCGACTATATGTACCATTCTTTATTCAGCACGGGATATTACAAGTTTGGGGTAGGTTATGTAGGACTTCCTTTTGTGGAAATTAAAGCAGGATACAGCGATTATGATAAAAATTTTTATGCAGGGCTTTCCACCAGCTTTTTCGGAATAAAAATTGATTACCTTTACACTAATCCTGAACTGGATGTAGTGCATCAGTTCGGACTGGGCATAGACTTCTAATACCAAGTTGCGATCAACCGGATAACTTTGTTGACGCCGTCCTCGGCATACTCAATGTGCTATTTACCACACCTCCGCTGCCTCGTCCTTGTCGCCTCGTTCTCCGGCTGATGGCTGCCTTGGTTAATTTTATAATCTCAAGTTGGTACCAATGCGTTAATATATCTATAAGGTGTTATGGTCACACTTCGTCAAGCTCAGTGTGACACTATCATTTTTGTCATGCTGAGCCTGACGAAGCATGACTTATTTGCATGCACAAATGAAAGATACCTGGAAGTTATCTGCTTTTATTTAACGTCAACAGTTTAATTTCGTGATTTTTTATTAGCGCCAG is part of the Candidatus Margulisiibacteriota bacterium genome and harbors:
- a CDS encoding choice-of-anchor Q domain-containing protein, translated to MDFPNNDYRLTKNAVVINAGNNAIWDYASTMNFGYGTITQDIAGMPRITGSAIDLGAYEYQGASSGSTGDTQSSGNIIIKGLITDFNFHPVPYALVGLINSKVATMSNPAQLLTSYNTISTINGTFTLSLPQEITLSSVALIFAKNSVAGPYIDQLFGSHINTTQDYIYTIAVVNVQPTINVIGTVNMLLKEYQQTVQVVSAGIPVTGDFILNVSPQQVSITTPDLVTQLMYGDVINATGPVITFSVAAATPYYEINLYEHVFNGPGYNSVNAVTGTHNVTLLLDSLTANNTTVTLDLTITNNGGPSPNNYVAQNLQSHIYYNTLQEALNAASPNAIIQIVTSSILEHDVIWPDKDDISIVGAPSYNVTWMVGTAGQRHLMQNNARHWMLKGIQFTYGRGDFGGVIQISTDSVSERLTIDSCTFQFPSANYGGVAYTSGPKSQIVVLNSTFNYCLAGMGGAFYQGNITVKNSVFNHSGYFMGAPNPSTAYGGLMAADTAQGFIKMYDSQIINNGSAGGSGGIGGHGGVFYLTTVELTNCVVTGSRAWFGGVFDNCDDVTLNGTSIIGSEVSQGGGVSWLSPMVAINSIFSNNQDTGGQPSGIFTNAADTLINCLVVTNSSSKAIWVNNKHLLLNTTVAQNFGPIYEASGVASFYAKNSILAGDFDAATASTNYSTVTFNNSIFTDSSIPIQICVTNNVSGFFLSDFKSDYSIVSSSVAIGAGSISLWNSASLNVTTDIAGNPRIVSNSIDIGAYEYTGPVYVASLNPAMITLNISDGSLPIAAAIVQVKTYKIRNDGGSDFVATMNLIADINGLVAFNTNITGNYFVETITTSKNYVGKMKEYVITSARNISETVTLLAAPFTISGKAYNEYAVAVSGVLVYAIPEAYANDIFNWYSTPSATDSSFYDVNEAVTNINGIYNLQVCSLNWGIYTDSSNGPPLPIRPSINIQGDYSGLNFMVNTNPSINGTIVKIKVSNETDAVVQNVRLEYYMYSIATNNNNQLITSNAKNTGADGIVSFNVFAAGNYFIKMFLLYDGYVSKTKYIVVDSDRMISHSVTVTPAPYSISGRIINDVGAGQQGIEVMSAPTHAVQAIIDWYADPNKKDTGYFNFAGAKTGFDGSYSLAVNANDWWVLCSVTDNASPITINTFVTVPPSVNLGDLVLDSNPGENSLSLKIGVQNNAGQPIAGAKASFRLMRATNYGSTFINYYYKNVDQNGLVTFNLSLTGNYQIEFICTSENYQGKFKDFVITGDRMVSESITLTAAPYAVTGRIIDNLGSALVSADVYGLPSANYATIMGWFNITGNKSDLPYYDCLAGASDMNGSYKLMGDTGSWTIMVAATTNDYPRVICNLDVPPSQNLGTYVYDNDPSSNRVVIRLNVKNENNNSLAGEVLHVSFQKMYSNDSFVWFQVTSDVSGRVTIDFSSTINYVVQIETSHKDYLKELMAYTITRDRFVSTDIFVKSAPFSISGKITDEYNNPTANVDITALVDSQFDYVASWARKQNSPTGNDVDFTFGTTTTDISGNYSLKVPTGSWAVLVQPKSSSAGILVISRSVNTPPNVSGLNFQMANFVTVNITGIVINRSNTPVNHVLVGLMKNQTGITINSIESVISNIRSSTGGSGTGTFSLSFKWVTNNEFNLMANKGKRTQQIVGDIEGGTITDTDEYMNTILRISPAQISTNINITLTIVEVTATLSGIITSEDIIVTRPLTITARTNFGVTNNYILDSMLSNMVIDTGNYELALATGNYNMEVYQTFRLGPDSYKDSIYNRAINLTSTGVTTYNIYITTPNTAPNLTINSTFYVSENQLLTITMSVLDIDGDVIRVTQYPWAWDTTQNYKVTGNGSFTYTFQTNYDHSGTYNLTFVASDGRPNGQTTQTVTVIINEINNYPQFAFLTNNFVISENQMLTFNLSITDTGDSFDLYISGLPSGATYNLGSSLFSWLPDKTQSGIYTITFTAVDTFSATVNRVFSIAVNDINGLSILSYTFKVPTNSNLMMLGLPIGDITRNMNLVYWDHNLYDYVTITGNIVKPGQAVWAKVTEDIFIDLSTKNFIVGNKSVSLNRGWNQLANPQVTTVNWDNLVISYNNETYSPIAAVSYNLIYMGAYLFNGTGYEEAGNLCLPWKGYWVAAVKPLDIIFPSKNVSINVNYVARLSAASQELVLGIKVLNTAQAQDSITLVGNDQNGKFVDNLSLPPFETKKLNIQAQKDGLNLMTCHQDFNKDKMEWNIRVENQDAGNLVLNLKELVNKTTEKYLYYLVDVKNNRTIMFVDGQATVYANGTVNDYKIQAINILSVGAISSLINYPNPFNPNVGESAKIEYVSSLSGTVIAKVRIYSILGKKLRTLDKTGTASDSLVWDGKDENGYMMPNDLYFYILTLTDTSGNEIKAKGKMVLWKK